Proteins co-encoded in one Streptomyces roseochromogenus subsp. oscitans DS 12.976 genomic window:
- the sbnA gene encoding 2,3-diaminopropionate biosynthesis protein SbnA encodes MPVISAPYDFNQGDLFIDLESICGHLLYLKCEAFNFAGSIKLKAAKRMVESAERDGILGPDSVLVESSSGNLGVALGMIAASKGYRFLCVTDSRCNLSTRLLMEALGNEVHIVADQDSNGGFLGTRIEYVRALCASDDRYVWLSQYTNEGNWWAHYCTTGPEIARQFPELDVLFVGAGTTGTLMGCARYFRQWHRPVRIVAVDSVGSVAFGGEPGRRMIPGLGMSMRPPLLDESCVDEVIRVEERDTIRMCRRMARRGFLFGGSTGTVVSAATDWLARHDTRAVTAVAIAPDLGERYLDTVYQTNWLQDLYGDQVLDAADTAQADT; translated from the coding sequence GTGCCTGTCATCTCCGCTCCGTACGACTTCAACCAGGGCGATCTCTTCATCGATCTGGAGTCCATCTGCGGACACCTGCTCTATCTGAAGTGCGAGGCCTTCAACTTCGCCGGCTCCATCAAGCTGAAGGCCGCCAAGAGGATGGTGGAAAGCGCCGAACGCGACGGGATCCTGGGGCCGGACTCCGTCCTCGTCGAGTCGTCCTCCGGGAACCTGGGCGTCGCGCTCGGCATGATCGCCGCGAGCAAGGGCTACCGCTTTCTGTGTGTGACGGACTCCCGTTGCAACCTGTCGACGAGACTGCTGATGGAGGCACTCGGCAACGAGGTGCACATCGTTGCCGACCAGGACTCCAACGGCGGCTTCCTGGGCACGAGGATCGAGTACGTCCGTGCGCTGTGTGCCTCCGACGACCGATACGTCTGGCTGAGCCAGTACACCAATGAGGGCAACTGGTGGGCGCACTACTGCACGACGGGCCCGGAGATCGCCCGCCAGTTCCCGGAACTGGACGTCCTCTTCGTCGGGGCGGGCACCACCGGGACCCTGATGGGCTGCGCACGCTACTTCCGCCAGTGGCACCGGCCGGTACGGATCGTCGCCGTGGACAGCGTGGGTTCGGTGGCGTTCGGCGGCGAACCGGGCCGCCGGATGATCCCGGGCCTCGGTATGAGCATGCGCCCGCCGCTGCTCGACGAGTCCTGTGTGGACGAGGTGATCCGGGTGGAGGAGAGGGACACCATCCGTATGTGCCGACGCATGGCCAGACGCGGTTTCCTGTTCGGCGGCTCCACCGGAACGGTGGTCAGTGCCGCCACGGACTGGCTGGCACGACATGACACACGAGCCGTCACGGCGGTGGCCATCGCGCCGGACCTCGGCGAGCGCTACCTCGACACCGTCTACCAGACCAACTGGCTGCAGGACCTGTACGGCGATCAGGTACTCGACGCCGCGGACACCGCGCAGGCGGACACCTGA
- a CDS encoding MBL fold metallo-hydrolase: MSDPIIMVVKQTGDVRIHTFVSSFAYSNIANATHIIETRNQLVLVDGQFLVPYARAFRDYADSLGKPIERLYLSHRHPDHWFGLGTAFSDIPIYALPETMSFIQEHGEASRSDHWKLGDLAPDRIVVPKQAVSPGTETIDGVRYLFDRVTETEIDFHLTIRLPDLGVYFTQDLLYSGTHLYLTQHMDHWIQVLQEMLLSDYDLFMPGHGLPADKNEVARNIEYLSAARQAIGNGLAGDAFKGFMLQRYPERKCPGIFDIYMPRLFGGASDY; encoded by the coding sequence GTGTCAGATCCCATCATCATGGTCGTGAAGCAGACGGGCGATGTCCGTATTCACACCTTCGTCTCGTCCTTCGCGTACAGCAATATCGCGAACGCCACGCATATCATCGAGACCAGGAACCAGCTGGTTCTCGTCGACGGGCAGTTTCTCGTTCCTTATGCAAGGGCGTTCAGGGACTACGCAGACAGCCTTGGCAAGCCGATCGAGAGGCTGTACCTCTCGCACCGGCACCCTGACCACTGGTTCGGTCTGGGGACAGCGTTCAGCGACATCCCGATCTACGCGCTGCCCGAGACCATGAGCTTCATCCAGGAGCACGGTGAAGCCTCGCGAAGTGACCACTGGAAACTCGGCGACCTCGCTCCGGACCGGATAGTCGTGCCCAAGCAGGCCGTCAGCCCCGGCACCGAGACGATCGACGGGGTCAGGTACCTCTTCGACCGGGTGACAGAAACCGAAATCGACTTCCACCTGACCATCAGGCTTCCTGATCTGGGAGTTTATTTCACTCAGGACCTGCTCTACAGCGGCACCCATCTGTACCTGACGCAGCATATGGACCACTGGATCCAGGTGCTCCAGGAAATGCTGCTCTCGGACTACGACCTGTTCATGCCGGGCCACGGCCTGCCGGCCGACAAAAATGAGGTCGCTCGCAACATCGAGTACCTCTCGGCCGCCCGGCAGGCGATCGGCAACGGGCTGGCAGGCGACGCCTTCAAGGGTTTCATGCTCCAGCGGTATCCGGAACGCAAATGCCCGGGCATATTCGACATATATATGCCCCGGCTGTTCGGCGGTGCGAGCGACTACTGA
- a CDS encoding alpha-keto acid decarboxylase family protein has protein sequence MNDGCTVGQYLIDRLRQLGLEHLFSIAGDYSIEWLNRYVTPSSIEIIEEVNEVNAGYAADGYARLKGIGALCVTYSAGALCAVNAVAGAYVEKVPLVLINGTPSIKKTITFEQTGFSAHHFISGRETDLQSFEHITVAAVRVDNPDLAPALIDYALTQCISERRPIYIELLQDMVDLQCEPPRGVLKPARILSDETSLEQSVERICARLESAENPLIWVGVEIDRFGLQEKAMSLIQQLNIPFVTELLSKAVLSEDDALFVGVLDGQASSAAVTDLATTSDFVLALGVWLTDINSLGWEPDYDKTAFASFDAVKFGTYFGGQVALEHLIEGILAQKIAPKVRKLPEKPARKAPTVGSSDVITYQGFYNFIQQYIDRKTIVSSDASMNYFGSLLLDVPRPGGFIVQSSYSSIGYSAPAATGICLAKSPDQRVMVFTGDGGFQMTAQCLSTQTRFKLNPIIFVIDNGVYAVEQWLADASVFHADKPFYKPCVLHRWNYSMLSEVFGCRGWEVGTYGELTDAVTGALKNSNSPSIIQVRVPDKSIPENAKWKTQ, from the coding sequence ATGAACGACGGCTGCACTGTAGGACAGTACCTGATAGACCGGCTCCGTCAACTGGGATTGGAGCATCTCTTTTCCATCGCGGGCGACTATTCGATAGAATGGTTGAACCGGTACGTCACGCCAAGCAGCATTGAAATCATCGAGGAAGTCAACGAGGTCAATGCTGGTTATGCGGCGGACGGATACGCAAGACTGAAGGGTATCGGGGCCCTCTGTGTCACCTACTCCGCGGGCGCATTGTGTGCCGTGAACGCTGTCGCCGGCGCTTATGTCGAGAAGGTGCCGCTCGTGCTGATCAACGGCACACCGAGCATAAAGAAGACCATCACCTTCGAGCAGACCGGCTTCAGTGCGCATCACTTCATCAGCGGACGTGAAACGGACCTTCAGTCGTTCGAGCATATAACGGTCGCAGCCGTACGGGTCGACAACCCGGACCTTGCGCCGGCGTTGATAGATTATGCACTGACCCAGTGCATAAGCGAACGACGCCCGATCTACATCGAGCTTCTCCAGGACATGGTCGACTTGCAGTGCGAGCCGCCGAGGGGCGTACTGAAGCCGGCCAGGATCTTGTCGGATGAGACCAGCCTGGAACAGTCGGTGGAGCGGATCTGCGCAAGGCTTGAAAGCGCTGAGAACCCGCTCATCTGGGTCGGTGTGGAGATCGACCGATTCGGCCTTCAGGAAAAGGCCATGAGCCTGATCCAGCAGCTGAACATCCCATTCGTCACGGAACTTCTCAGCAAGGCCGTCCTCTCCGAGGACGATGCGCTGTTTGTCGGCGTGCTCGACGGCCAGGCGTCATCGGCGGCCGTCACGGATCTGGCCACGACGTCTGATTTTGTACTGGCCCTCGGCGTGTGGCTGACGGACATCAACTCGTTGGGCTGGGAGCCGGACTACGACAAGACCGCCTTTGCGTCGTTCGACGCAGTCAAGTTCGGAACCTATTTCGGCGGACAGGTCGCGTTGGAGCACCTGATAGAGGGCATACTGGCACAGAAAATCGCACCCAAAGTACGGAAGCTTCCGGAGAAGCCGGCTCGTAAGGCGCCGACCGTGGGCTCGTCCGACGTGATCACGTACCAGGGATTCTACAACTTCATACAGCAGTACATCGACAGGAAGACCATCGTCAGCAGCGATGCGAGCATGAACTACTTCGGGAGCCTGCTGCTCGATGTGCCGAGGCCGGGTGGGTTCATCGTTCAGTCGTCCTACTCGTCGATAGGTTACAGCGCGCCGGCTGCGACAGGTATCTGCTTGGCGAAAAGCCCCGACCAAAGGGTAATGGTCTTCACGGGCGACGGCGGCTTCCAAATGACCGCCCAATGCCTCTCGACGCAGACTCGCTTCAAGCTCAACCCGATCATCTTCGTCATCGACAATGGCGTCTACGCCGTAGAACAGTGGCTCGCTGATGCGTCGGTTTTCCATGCCGACAAGCCGTTCTACAAGCCGTGTGTCCTGCACCGGTGGAATTACAGCATGCTGTCAGAGGTATTCGGTTGCCGAGGGTGGGAAGTCGGCACGTATGGAGAGCTGACGGATGCCGTGACGGGTGCTCTGAAGAACTCGAACAGCCCATCCATCATCCAGGTCCGAGTGCCCGACAAATCAATTCCCGAGAATGCGAAATGGAAAACCCAGTAG
- the iolE gene encoding myo-inosose-2 dehydratase, giving the protein MTGLADRLGPDKVKLGVCCTLWWNDDFPTIDAGISFGQAASEMALAGFQGCSIGHKYPSDAAVLKAALDLRGLRVSEPWTSTYFTISKMRQKTIAAFEETLAHVRALGGTELVVAEFGASSHLLPVDVFANRPIFTDAQWDALTSGLHELGKIANSAGMKLSYHHHMGTGVMTRADVDRLMASTDPALVHLLLDTAHIAFAGDDPLDMARAYADRIGHVHLKSIRPEVVSRVREEGLSFQEGVELGVFTVPGDGAIDFRPILEVLADADYQGWLVVEAEQDPNKAIPLEYAKKARAYLADVLGW; this is encoded by the coding sequence ATGACAGGATTGGCGGACCGCCTCGGCCCGGACAAGGTGAAGCTCGGCGTCTGCTGCACCCTGTGGTGGAACGACGACTTCCCCACCATCGACGCCGGCATCTCCTTCGGCCAGGCCGCGAGCGAGATGGCGCTCGCCGGCTTCCAGGGCTGCAGCATCGGGCACAAGTACCCCTCGGACGCCGCCGTGCTCAAGGCCGCCCTCGATCTCCGCGGCCTTCGGGTGTCCGAGCCCTGGACGAGCACATACTTCACGATCAGCAAGATGCGGCAGAAGACGATCGCCGCCTTCGAGGAGACGCTGGCCCATGTCAGGGCACTGGGCGGGACCGAGCTGGTCGTGGCCGAGTTCGGAGCTTCGTCGCACCTGCTCCCCGTCGACGTGTTCGCCAACCGCCCGATCTTCACCGACGCCCAGTGGGACGCCCTGACGTCGGGCCTGCACGAACTCGGGAAGATCGCCAACTCGGCCGGGATGAAGCTCAGTTATCACCACCACATGGGTACCGGCGTCATGACCCGGGCCGACGTCGACCGGCTGATGGCCTCGACCGATCCAGCCCTGGTTCACCTGCTGCTCGACACCGCCCACATCGCCTTCGCCGGCGACGATCCGCTGGACATGGCCCGGGCCTACGCCGACCGCATCGGCCACGTCCATCTGAAGAGCATCCGGCCCGAGGTCGTGAGCCGGGTGCGGGAAGAAGGCCTGTCGTTCCAGGAGGGCGTCGAGCTCGGCGTCTTCACCGTGCCCGGAGACGGCGCGATCGACTTCCGGCCCATCCTCGAAGTGCTGGCCGATGCCGACTACCAGGGGTGGCTGGTCGTGGAAGCCGAGCAGGACCCGAACAAGGCGATCCCGCTCGAGTACGCCAAGAAGGCCCGCGCCTACCTCGCCGACGTCTTGGGCTGGTAG
- a CDS encoding ferritin-like domain-containing protein, with protein MTASTIEKRDDLISYLHAAMALEHATIPPYLTAYYSIHSTTNSDAAHIIRVAAVEEMLHLTLVANVLNAIGGKPDLTRPGFVPSYPAYLPDGEDDFTVDLRPFSPEAVETFCKIERPGKAPSAGARLVRRADSGRPLLASSPTAEGMRFYSIGEFYAEIIEGLEKVAADDPGLFCGNPALQVGPEYYYSGGGAVIVVSDLDSARQALRFIAAQGEGLDSGIYDADGELAHYYRFRQLQLGRYYQVGDGPDAPSGPPLSISWDDVYKVKVSARLADFPAGSELARVARDFNAEYGAFLALLTRAFNGQPGLLQDAVCDMFRLRDGFNRLVRNPLPGGGGLHAAPTFEIPTAVGADPEASQSAGETARAVTR; from the coding sequence GTGACCGCGTCGACCATCGAAAAACGTGACGACCTGATCAGCTACCTGCACGCGGCGATGGCACTCGAGCACGCGACCATCCCCCCTTACCTGACCGCGTACTACTCCATACACTCCACCACCAACTCCGACGCCGCCCACATCATCCGGGTGGCCGCGGTGGAGGAGATGCTGCACCTGACCCTGGTCGCCAACGTCCTGAACGCCATCGGCGGGAAGCCCGACCTGACCCGCCCCGGCTTCGTGCCGTCCTACCCGGCCTACCTGCCCGACGGGGAGGACGACTTCACCGTCGACCTGCGGCCCTTCTCCCCCGAGGCGGTGGAGACGTTCTGCAAGATCGAGCGGCCGGGCAAGGCCCCCAGTGCCGGCGCACGGCTGGTGCGCAGGGCCGACAGCGGGAGGCCGCTCCTGGCCTCCAGCCCGACGGCCGAAGGGATGCGCTTCTACAGCATCGGCGAGTTCTACGCGGAGATCATCGAAGGCCTGGAGAAGGTGGCGGCCGACGACCCCGGGCTCTTCTGCGGGAATCCGGCCCTGCAGGTGGGGCCCGAGTACTACTACTCCGGGGGCGGGGCGGTGATCGTCGTCTCCGATCTGGACTCGGCCCGGCAGGCGCTGCGATTCATCGCCGCTCAGGGCGAGGGCCTCGACTCGGGCATCTACGACGCGGACGGGGAGCTGGCCCACTACTACCGGTTCCGGCAGCTGCAGCTCGGCCGCTACTACCAGGTGGGCGACGGCCCCGACGCCCCTTCGGGGCCGCCGCTCAGCATCAGCTGGGACGATGTGTACAAGGTGAAGGTGAGCGCCCGGCTGGCCGACTTCCCGGCGGGATCGGAACTCGCCCGTGTCGCCCGGGACTTCAACGCCGAATACGGGGCCTTCCTCGCCCTGCTCACCAGAGCGTTCAATGGGCAGCCAGGCCTCTTGCAGGACGCCGTCTGCGACATGTTCCGCCTGCGCGACGGGTTCAACCGGCTGGTACGCAACCCTCTGCCCGGCGGCGGCGGCCTGCACGCCGCCCCTACCTTCGAGATCCCGACCGCGGTCGGGGCCGATCCGGAGGCCTCTCAGTCCGCCGGTGAGACAGCGCGGGCGGTGACACGGTGA
- a CDS encoding GMC family oxidoreductase encodes MYAKFPEGAAKRTDPAAAAEVLYDAVIVGGGIAGALIASRLSDAGKRVLILEAGPAEDLTLRGYESYLDRFYSATSKDNQSPYPVFANAPMPRGTDARRIFPGAPDASAYIVQSGPFATDTTYTRVLGGTTMHWEAKTLRMLPEDFRMRTLYGEGADWPLTYEDLAPYYNEAEREIGVSADVEDQAYLGITFDEGYVFPMKGLPLSYLDRMVAKDLDGMPVELDGEQRELRVRPFPQGRNGIPNPAYDGGKGYLPRGAVSTYQVEVGGRCQGNNNCVPICPVQAKYNAGKTLAVALQSGRVDLVAQAVAHKVHVDEQTRRVTEIEYRRYDRPDSPGFTSMRARGRLFILAANAVENPRLMLASGLRSSSGLMGRNFMDHAYLLAWALLPEVAGTFRGTNCTGGITDLRGGRFRRRQAAFSVDIHNDGWGWARGAPMTDLIDLVDAGGRHGESLRQGLVDRVSRQLQLAFMVEVPANPSNRITVDPAYTDHLGNMRPILTYDIPDYTMRGVAYARQLSRRIFARLGAEDHTEYDPNFWGYAVHAGEGYEIRGGNHLAGTHTMGRDPSTSVVDPDQRCWDHENLYLVGGGSMPTVGTSNVTLTIAALCLRSVRAMLAQLDAETAPIEVTSNAATRRQPQGVTR; translated from the coding sequence ATGTACGCGAAGTTCCCCGAGGGGGCGGCGAAGCGCACCGACCCCGCGGCGGCGGCCGAGGTTCTCTACGACGCCGTCATCGTCGGCGGCGGGATCGCCGGCGCCCTCATCGCCTCGCGGCTGAGCGACGCCGGCAAGAGGGTACTGATTCTCGAAGCGGGCCCGGCCGAGGACCTCACCCTGAGGGGCTACGAGAGCTACCTCGACCGCTTCTACTCGGCCACCAGCAAGGACAACCAGTCCCCCTACCCGGTCTTCGCCAACGCCCCGATGCCCCGCGGCACCGACGCACGGCGCATCTTCCCGGGCGCGCCCGACGCCTCGGCCTACATCGTCCAGAGCGGGCCCTTCGCCACCGACACCACCTATACGCGGGTCCTCGGCGGCACCACCATGCACTGGGAGGCCAAGACGCTGCGGATGCTTCCCGAGGACTTCCGCATGCGCACGCTCTACGGCGAGGGGGCCGACTGGCCGCTCACCTACGAGGACCTCGCCCCGTACTACAACGAGGCCGAACGCGAGATCGGCGTCTCCGCCGACGTCGAGGACCAGGCCTACCTCGGGATCACCTTCGACGAGGGCTACGTGTTCCCCATGAAGGGGCTGCCCCTGTCGTACCTGGACCGGATGGTCGCCAAGGACCTCGACGGGATGCCGGTCGAGCTCGACGGGGAGCAGCGAGAGCTGCGGGTCCGGCCGTTCCCACAGGGGCGGAACGGGATACCGAACCCGGCCTACGACGGCGGGAAGGGCTACCTGCCGCGAGGGGCGGTGAGCACGTACCAGGTCGAGGTCGGCGGGCGGTGCCAGGGCAACAACAACTGCGTGCCCATCTGCCCGGTGCAGGCCAAGTACAACGCCGGAAAGACCCTCGCTGTGGCCCTCCAGAGCGGCCGGGTCGACCTGGTGGCCCAGGCGGTGGCCCACAAGGTGCACGTCGACGAGCAGACCCGCCGGGTGACAGAGATCGAGTACCGCCGGTACGACCGGCCCGACAGCCCCGGCTTCACCAGCATGCGAGCCCGGGGCCGGCTGTTCATCCTGGCCGCCAACGCGGTGGAGAACCCCCGGCTGATGCTGGCCTCCGGCCTGCGCAGTTCGAGCGGCCTGATGGGGCGGAACTTCATGGACCACGCCTATCTGCTGGCGTGGGCCCTGCTGCCAGAGGTGGCCGGCACCTTCCGGGGCACGAACTGCACGGGCGGCATCACCGACCTGCGCGGGGGCCGCTTCCGCCGCCGCCAGGCGGCATTCAGCGTCGACATCCACAACGACGGATGGGGCTGGGCCCGGGGGGCGCCGATGACCGACCTGATCGACCTGGTGGACGCCGGTGGCCGCCACGGCGAATCCCTCCGCCAGGGCCTGGTGGACCGGGTGTCCCGCCAGCTGCAGTTGGCGTTCATGGTCGAGGTCCCCGCCAACCCGAGCAACCGGATCACCGTGGACCCGGCCTACACCGACCACCTGGGGAACATGCGGCCCATCCTCACCTACGACATCCCCGACTACACGATGCGGGGGGTGGCGTACGCCCGGCAGCTGTCGCGACGGATCTTCGCCCGCCTCGGAGCCGAGGACCACACCGAGTACGACCCGAACTTCTGGGGCTACGCCGTCCACGCCGGCGAGGGGTACGAGATCCGAGGGGGCAACCATCTCGCCGGCACCCACACGATGGGCCGCGACCCGTCGACCTCGGTGGTCGACCCGGATCAGCGGTGCTGGGATCACGAGAACCTCTACCTGGTCGGCGGGGGAAGCATGCCCACCGTGGGCACGTCGAACGTGACGCTCACCATCGCCGCCCTGTGCCTGCGCAGCGTCCGGGCCATGCTGGCCCAGCTCGACGCCGAGACCGCACCGATCGAGGTCACCTCGAACGCCGCCACCCGGCGCCAGCCTCAGGGGGTGACCCGGTGA
- the sbnB gene encoding 2,3-diaminopropionate biosynthesis protein SbnB, with amino-acid sequence MTDVLSTPGRPAMPERASVPTFAVITGEQVQQALSGREKQLVELVEAAYRLHDAGDTVNPPSYFLRFPDRPTARIIALPASIGGQAHVDGLKWISSFPQNVSAGLPRASAVLILNDHDTGYPFACLESSIISATRTAASAALAADRLSRGRPRPTRVGFFGTGLIARYIHTFLNGTGWAFEAVGVHDVSADSATGFRGYLRQAGATAPITVHDSAEDLVRASDLVVFATISGRPHVSDPAWFSHNPLVLHVSLRDLAPEVLLGSANFVDDVEHCLKADTSPHLAEQFTGNRDFLNGTLSDVMAGRAAPPADRPVVFSPFGLGVLDLAVGKYVYDEVSRAGNLRLIDDFFHELRRYG; translated from the coding sequence ATGACCGATGTGCTGTCGACGCCCGGCCGGCCGGCCATGCCTGAGCGTGCTTCCGTGCCGACGTTCGCGGTGATCACCGGTGAACAGGTACAGCAAGCACTGAGCGGGCGTGAGAAGCAACTGGTGGAACTGGTCGAGGCCGCCTACCGGCTGCACGACGCCGGAGACACGGTCAACCCGCCGTCGTACTTCCTGCGCTTCCCCGACCGGCCCACGGCGCGGATCATCGCACTGCCGGCTTCCATCGGCGGCCAGGCCCACGTGGACGGTCTGAAGTGGATCTCCAGCTTTCCGCAGAACGTGAGTGCCGGGCTGCCGCGAGCCTCCGCGGTGCTCATCCTCAACGACCACGACACGGGCTACCCCTTCGCCTGCCTGGAGAGCTCGATCATCAGTGCCACCAGAACCGCAGCGTCCGCGGCCCTGGCGGCCGACCGGCTCAGCCGCGGCCGTCCCCGCCCCACCCGCGTCGGATTCTTCGGCACGGGCCTGATCGCCCGTTACATCCACACCTTTCTGAACGGCACGGGCTGGGCCTTCGAGGCGGTCGGCGTGCACGATGTGTCCGCCGACAGCGCCACCGGTTTCCGCGGCTATCTGCGGCAGGCCGGCGCCACCGCACCGATCACCGTCCACGACAGCGCCGAAGACCTCGTCCGCGCCAGCGACCTCGTGGTCTTCGCGACCATTTCCGGCCGGCCACACGTCAGCGACCCTGCCTGGTTCAGCCACAACCCCCTGGTCCTGCATGTCTCCCTGCGCGATCTCGCCCCCGAGGTCTTGCTGGGCTCGGCCAACTTCGTCGATGACGTCGAGCACTGCCTGAAGGCCGACACATCGCCCCATCTGGCCGAACAGTTCACCGGCAACCGCGACTTCCTGAACGGAACGCTCAGCGACGTCATGGCTGGACGCGCCGCACCGCCTGCGGACCGGCCGGTGGTCTTCTCGCCGTTCGGACTCGGCGTCCTCGACCTGGCCGTCGGCAAGTACGTCTACGACGAGGTGTCCCGGGCGGGAAACCTCCGTCTCATCGATGACTTCTTCCACGAACTTCGCCGCTACGGCTGA
- a CDS encoding EthD family reductase, with amino-acid sequence MPTKITAIFENPKSPEAFEAGHHEQIALAKKIPGVQRIESAKVWPKEDGSATPAYRVLDMYFTDYDAASRAVTTEEASAFVAKVFELATGGVRLLFTDVEEV; translated from the coding sequence ATGCCGACGAAGATCACTGCAATCTTCGAGAACCCGAAATCCCCCGAGGCGTTCGAGGCCGGTCACCACGAGCAGATCGCGCTGGCGAAGAAGATCCCCGGAGTCCAGAGGATCGAGAGCGCGAAGGTCTGGCCGAAGGAGGATGGCAGCGCGACGCCGGCTTATCGCGTACTCGACATGTACTTCACCGACTACGACGCGGCCAGCAGGGCCGTAACGACCGAAGAGGCATCGGCGTTTGTCGCCAAGGTTTTCGAGCTGGCGACTGGCGGTGTGCGGCTCCTCTTCACAGATGTCGAGGAGGTCTGA
- a CDS encoding sugar phosphate isomerase/epimerase family protein, producing MNATFKRDVFFSFFMFTADLRPQDSRYTAVLINHLKALTDMGYDGFDLHIASQPATVDHKLETDSYVALKKAFDQAGLKDVKFTTNVGTTRTFDPTSPYEEQRRQALSYLKSRVDITRVLGGDSIMSGPFLYPYGVFPVTDADEPIWSDALQDWMESRYRAARSVFEDLAEYAAAREVKLAIEPVKSWETPPPNMVSEALDFLDGLDHSQAGVTIDTAQVVMESQGPSVFKDNVAKAARQDRLHYVHISAPDRGAVKDSWIPWDIILNEIEPVYRGPYLVEVFNAIPPFVNSMRMARRRFWRPGEDDPVPHVDSAYDVARAALEELREQIIIPSARVPRKGPAC from the coding sequence ATGAACGCGACATTCAAACGGGACGTGTTCTTCAGCTTCTTCATGTTCACGGCCGATTTAAGGCCGCAGGACTCACGTTACACCGCAGTCCTGATCAATCATCTGAAGGCCCTCACCGACATGGGCTACGACGGCTTCGACCTGCACATCGCCTCCCAGCCCGCGACCGTCGACCATAAGCTCGAGACCGACAGCTATGTCGCCCTCAAGAAGGCGTTCGACCAAGCAGGGCTGAAGGACGTGAAGTTCACGACCAATGTCGGGACCACGCGGACCTTCGACCCGACTTCACCTTACGAGGAGCAGCGCAGGCAGGCCCTGTCCTACCTCAAGTCACGCGTCGACATCACGCGGGTCCTGGGCGGCGACTCGATCATGTCAGGGCCGTTCCTCTACCCCTACGGCGTCTTTCCGGTCACGGACGCTGATGAGCCGATATGGAGCGATGCCCTCCAAGACTGGATGGAGTCGCGCTATCGCGCAGCGCGTTCCGTCTTCGAGGATCTGGCGGAGTACGCCGCGGCGCGAGAAGTGAAGCTCGCCATCGAGCCCGTCAAAAGCTGGGAGACGCCCCCACCCAACATGGTCTCGGAGGCACTGGATTTCCTCGATGGCCTCGATCACTCGCAGGCCGGCGTGACGATCGACACCGCGCAGGTCGTGATGGAGAGCCAGGGCCCGTCGGTCTTCAAGGACAATGTCGCGAAAGCCGCCCGGCAGGATCGGCTCCACTACGTCCACATATCTGCGCCCGACCGGGGTGCGGTGAAAGACAGCTGGATCCCCTGGGACATCATCCTGAACGAGATCGAGCCGGTGTATCGCGGGCCGTACCTGGTCGAGGTGTTCAACGCCATCCCGCCGTTCGTCAACTCTATGCGCATGGCACGTCGGCGCTTCTGGCGGCCCGGCGAGGACGACCCGGTACCCCACGTCGACAGCGCCTACGACGTCGCGAGGGCCGCACTGGAGGAACTGCGGGAGCAGATCATCATTCCTTCCGCCCGAGTACCTCGGAAAGGTCCCGCATGCTAG